One Kineococcus radiotolerans SRS30216 = ATCC BAA-149 DNA window includes the following coding sequences:
- the ftsZ gene encoding cell division protein FtsZ — protein sequence MAAPQNYLAVIKVVGVGGGGVNAVNRMIEVGLKGVEFIAVNTDAQALLMSDADVKLDVGRELTRGLGAGADPEVGRKAAEDHAEEIEEVLKGADMVFVTAGEGGGTGTGGAPVVARIARSLGALTIGVVTRPFTFEGRRRANSAESGIAELRDEVDTLIVIPNDRLLSISDKQVSILDAFKSADQVLLSGVQGITDLITTPGLINLDFADVKSVMQGAGSALMGIGSARGDDRAVQAAESAISSPLLEASIDGAHGVLLSIQGGSDLGLYEINEAARLVQEAAHPEANIIFGAVIDDALGDEVRVTVIAAGFDSGTPVRRRDERALGQVSGRPQQGSAVPPRTTRPDAWGAPAAPAAPAPQYQQQEQPPAPAPAPQPQYAQAQQAPSRPYGQQEYVPSQYGQPAYGQQPPAAPQQQQAPQQPAPQPVAHQAPQVVPSEDPVQVPRIIELPQDNASVRRPGRPRPEEDDLDVPDFLK from the coding sequence GTGGCAGCTCCGCAGAACTACCTAGCGGTCATCAAGGTCGTCGGCGTCGGCGGCGGCGGCGTGAACGCGGTCAACCGGATGATCGAGGTCGGCCTCAAGGGCGTCGAGTTCATCGCCGTCAACACCGACGCCCAGGCGCTCCTCATGTCCGACGCGGACGTGAAGCTCGACGTCGGACGCGAGCTCACCCGCGGGCTCGGCGCCGGCGCCGACCCGGAGGTCGGCCGCAAGGCGGCCGAGGACCACGCCGAGGAGATCGAGGAGGTGCTCAAGGGCGCCGACATGGTCTTCGTCACGGCCGGCGAGGGCGGTGGCACCGGCACCGGCGGGGCGCCCGTCGTGGCCCGCATCGCCCGCTCGCTCGGGGCGCTGACCATCGGTGTGGTCACCCGTCCCTTCACCTTCGAGGGCCGCCGTCGCGCCAACTCCGCCGAGAGCGGCATCGCCGAGCTCCGCGACGAGGTCGACACCCTCATCGTCATCCCCAACGACCGGCTGCTGTCGATCTCCGACAAGCAGGTCAGCATCCTCGACGCCTTCAAGTCGGCCGACCAGGTGCTGCTCTCCGGTGTCCAGGGCATCACCGACCTCATCACCACCCCGGGTCTGATCAACCTCGACTTCGCGGACGTGAAGTCGGTCATGCAGGGCGCGGGTTCGGCCCTCATGGGCATCGGCTCCGCCCGCGGCGACGACCGGGCCGTCCAGGCCGCGGAGTCGGCGATCTCCTCGCCGCTGCTCGAGGCCAGCATCGACGGCGCGCACGGCGTGCTGCTGTCGATCCAGGGTGGTTCCGACCTCGGTCTCTACGAGATCAACGAGGCTGCCCGCCTGGTCCAGGAGGCTGCGCACCCCGAGGCGAACATCATCTTCGGCGCCGTCATCGACGACGCCCTCGGCGACGAGGTGCGGGTCACCGTCATCGCGGCGGGCTTCGACTCCGGCACCCCGGTCCGCCGCCGCGACGAGCGGGCGCTGGGGCAGGTCTCCGGCCGTCCCCAGCAGGGCAGCGCCGTGCCGCCGCGCACGACGCGCCCCGACGCCTGGGGCGCCCCCGCGGCCCCCGCCGCGCCGGCTCCGCAGTACCAGCAGCAGGAGCAGCCGCCCGCCCCGGCGCCCGCCCCGCAGCCGCAGTACGCCCAGGCCCAGCAGGCTCCCTCGCGGCCCTACGGCCAGCAGGAGTACGTCCCCTCGCAGTACGGCCAGCCCGCCTACGGCCAGCAGCCGCCCGCGGCGCCCCAGCAGCAGCAGGCGCCCCAGCAGCCGGCGCCCCAGCCGGTGGCCCATCAGGCGCCGCAGGTCGTGCCGAGCGAGGACCCGGTCCAGGTGCCCCGGATCATCGAGCTCCCGCAGGACAACGCCTCGGTGCGTCGTCCGGGCCGTCCGCGGCCCGAGGAGGACGACCTGGACGTGCCCGACTTCCTCAAGTGA
- the pgeF gene encoding peptidoglycan editing factor PgeF, which yields MPDERVPLLDAGLPAGVRGGFTTRAGGRGPAPYDGLNLGDHVGDDPARVAAHREALRAAVGAEHLVVGEQVHGADVVEVHGPPAVVPRADALITAVPGLALAVVVADCVPVLLADPRAGLVAVAHAGRPGLVAGVVPAVVAALRARGAQDLVAVLGPSVCGGCYEVPQAMSDEVAARVPAARARTRRGTPAVDVAAGVLAQLERLAVPASRVERCTVEDDDLFSYRREGRTGRSGGVVVLA from the coding sequence GTGCCCGACGAGCGCGTCCCGCTGTTGGACGCCGGCCTCCCGGCCGGCGTCCGCGGCGGGTTCACCACCCGGGCCGGTGGCCGCGGTCCGGCCCCGTACGACGGCCTGAACCTCGGTGACCACGTCGGCGACGACCCCGCCCGGGTCGCGGCGCACCGCGAGGCGCTGCGCGCCGCCGTGGGGGCCGAGCACCTGGTCGTGGGCGAGCAGGTGCACGGCGCCGACGTCGTCGAGGTCCACGGCCCGCCGGCGGTCGTCCCGCGCGCCGACGCCCTGATCACCGCCGTCCCCGGGCTGGCCCTCGCCGTCGTGGTCGCCGACTGCGTCCCCGTGCTGCTGGCCGACCCGCGCGCGGGCCTGGTCGCGGTGGCCCACGCCGGCCGTCCGGGTCTCGTGGCGGGTGTCGTCCCCGCCGTGGTCGCGGCGCTGCGCGCCCGCGGCGCGCAGGACCTCGTCGCGGTCCTCGGCCCCTCCGTCTGCGGGGGCTGCTACGAGGTGCCGCAGGCGATGTCCGACGAGGTCGCCGCCCGGGTCCCCGCGGCCCGGGCCCGGACGCGCCGGGGCACCCCGGCCGTCGACGTGGCGGCCGGGGTCCTCGCGCAGCTGGAGCGGCTCGCCGTCCCCGCCTCCCGCGTGGAGCGCTGCACCGTCGAGGACGACGACCTCTTCTCCTACCGCCGCGAGGGCCGGACCGGGCGCAGCGGGGGCGTGGTGGTGCTGGCGTGA
- a CDS encoding YggS family pyridoxal phosphate-dependent enzyme: MNDRREELAAGLDAVRARLAAAARAAGRDPGTLTLVAVTKFFPASDVRLLAGLGVRDAGENRDQEASAKAAELADLPDLHWHFIGQVQTNKVRSVVRYAGSVHSVDRVRLADALGRAAAGAGRELGCFVQVDLAEALGLPADSGRGGAAGEEVLRVADAVAGADALRLRGLMAVAPLGVEPAAAFDALARTAQRVREHHPGALELSAGMSGDLEQAVAAGATHLRVGSAILGSRPPAR, from the coding sequence GTGAACGACCGTCGCGAGGAGCTCGCCGCGGGGCTGGACGCCGTCCGCGCCCGCCTCGCCGCCGCCGCCCGCGCCGCCGGGCGCGATCCCGGCACCCTGACCCTCGTCGCGGTCACCAAGTTCTTCCCCGCCTCCGACGTCCGCCTCCTGGCGGGGCTGGGCGTGCGCGACGCGGGGGAGAACCGCGACCAGGAGGCCTCGGCCAAGGCGGCCGAGCTGGCGGACCTGCCCGATCTGCACTGGCACTTCATCGGGCAGGTGCAGACGAACAAGGTGCGCTCGGTGGTCCGCTACGCCGGGTCGGTGCACTCCGTGGACCGGGTCCGCCTCGCCGACGCCCTCGGGCGCGCCGCGGCCGGGGCCGGCCGCGAGCTCGGCTGCTTCGTCCAGGTCGACCTCGCCGAGGCCCTGGGGCTGCCCGCGGACTCCGGCCGCGGGGGCGCGGCGGGCGAGGAGGTCCTGCGGGTGGCCGACGCCGTCGCGGGCGCGGACGCGCTGCGGCTGCGGGGGTTGATGGCCGTGGCGCCGCTGGGCGTGGAACCGGCCGCGGCCTTCGACGCGCTGGCGCGCACCGCGCAGCGGGTGCGCGAGCACCACCCGGGGGCGCTCGAGCTGTCGGCGGGGATGAGCGGAGACCTCGAGCAGGCCGTGGCCGCGGGGGCGACACACCTGCGTGTCGGCAGCGCCATCCTCGGCTCCCGTCCTCCCGCGCGGTAA
- a CDS encoding cell division protein SepF, translating to MAGALRNAMVYLGLAEDDRYAEDTEPETTRPRVEAAREVRVESRHEARPEVRHEPRPEVSVERRPAPATTAQVTPIRKQVAHVVPQTSTTSSSPELHRITTIHPRTYNEAKTIGESFREGVPVIMNLTDMDDSDAKRLVDFSAGLVFGLHGAIERVTNKVFLLSPANVEVASQEEERPTERTFFNQS from the coding sequence ATGGCCGGCGCGCTGCGCAATGCGATGGTCTACCTCGGCCTCGCGGAGGACGACCGCTACGCCGAGGACACCGAGCCCGAGACGACGCGCCCCCGGGTCGAGGCCGCCCGCGAGGTGCGCGTCGAGTCCCGGCACGAGGCGCGCCCCGAGGTCCGGCACGAACCCCGGCCGGAGGTGTCCGTCGAGCGTCGGCCCGCTCCCGCGACCACCGCCCAGGTGACCCCGATCAGGAAGCAGGTGGCCCACGTGGTTCCCCAGACGTCGACCACCTCCTCGTCCCCCGAGCTGCACCGGATCACGACGATCCACCCGCGGACCTACAACGAGGCCAAGACCATCGGCGAGTCGTTCCGCGAGGGCGTCCCGGTGATCATGAACCTGACGGACATGGACGACTCCGACGCCAAGCGGCTGGTGGACTTCTCCGCCGGTCTGGTCTTCGGGCTGCACGGTGCGATCGAGCGGGTGACCAACAAGGTCTTCCTGCTCTCGCCGGCGAACGTGGAGGTCGCCTCCCAGGAGGAGGAGCGTCCGACCGAGCGAACCTTCTTCAACCAGTCCTGA
- a CDS encoding YggT family protein, which produces MAVVFKLAEFVVLIFFICLIGRLVLDWVQALSREWRPRGAVLVGAEAVYTVTDPPLKLLRRILPPLRLGAVQLDLAFLVLAILCSILMPTFESLAVRSALS; this is translated from the coding sequence GTGGCCGTGGTCTTCAAGCTCGCCGAGTTCGTCGTCCTGATCTTCTTCATCTGCCTCATCGGCAGGTTGGTCCTGGACTGGGTCCAGGCCCTGTCGCGGGAGTGGCGGCCCCGCGGGGCGGTCCTGGTGGGCGCGGAGGCCGTGTACACGGTCACCGACCCGCCGCTGAAGCTGCTGCGCCGGATCCTGCCGCCGCTGCGGCTGGGTGCCGTCCAGCTGGACCTCGCCTTCCTCGTGCTCGCCATCCTCTGCTCGATCCTCATGCCGACGTTCGAGAGCCTGGCGGTGCGCTCCGCGCTGTCCTGA
- a CDS encoding DivIVA domain-containing protein — MPLTPEDVVEKRFNPTRVREGYAQDEVDDFLDEVVAELRRLNGENAELRGQLSQCQARVAELTRAGAQVADAPAPVAEVPEAAEPVVEPVAEEEPPAPEPEPAPVSAPAPQPAAAAGEDAAVRAAGVIALAQRLHDEYVREGEAQRDALVAAAQEQAQRVVTEAEAQRERTLGELETRRHVLEDVIHELHGRETTYREQLDRFMASQLEDLRRLARVVPDDAVTR, encoded by the coding sequence ATGCCGCTCACTCCGGAAGACGTCGTCGAGAAGCGATTCAACCCCACGCGCGTGCGCGAGGGGTACGCCCAGGACGAGGTCGACGACTTCCTCGACGAGGTCGTCGCCGAGCTGCGCCGGCTCAACGGCGAGAACGCCGAGCTGCGCGGTCAGCTCAGCCAGTGCCAGGCCCGGGTCGCCGAGCTGACCCGGGCGGGCGCCCAGGTCGCGGACGCGCCCGCCCCGGTCGCCGAGGTCCCCGAGGCCGCCGAGCCGGTCGTCGAACCCGTGGCCGAGGAGGAACCCCCGGCCCCCGAGCCGGAGCCGGCGCCGGTGAGCGCGCCCGCTCCCCAGCCCGCCGCTGCGGCGGGGGAGGACGCGGCCGTGCGCGCCGCCGGGGTCATCGCCCTGGCGCAGCGCCTGCACGACGAGTACGTCCGCGAGGGTGAGGCGCAGCGCGACGCGCTCGTCGCCGCGGCCCAGGAGCAGGCCCAGCGCGTAGTGACCGAGGCGGAGGCGCAGCGCGAGCGCACGCTGGGCGAGCTGGAGACCCGCCGGCACGTCCTCGAGGACGTCATCCACGAGCTGCACGGCCGTGAGACCACCTACCGCGAGCAGCTCGACCGCTTCATGGCCTCCCAGCTCGAGGACCTGCGCCGCCTGGCCCGCGTCGTCCCCGACGACGCCGTGACCCGCTAG
- a CDS encoding TraR/DksA family transcriptional regulator, producing MHGVSAGTATAGAAARTTGRAARAAAVRELPVVPVHDSEEAWTPAELDEVRVELQLEIDRLSAELAEASSSFSALVRSGEGAGDDQVDHGATTAGREHEMTIVNNARELLEQTQRALVRLGSGVYGVCESCDGPVGKARLQAFPRVTLCVRCKSRGERR from the coding sequence ATGCACGGGGTGTCTGCAGGGACCGCGACCGCCGGGGCGGCAGCCAGGACCACGGGGCGCGCCGCTCGCGCCGCGGCGGTGCGCGAGCTGCCGGTCGTGCCGGTCCACGACTCCGAGGAGGCCTGGACCCCCGCCGAGCTCGACGAGGTCCGCGTCGAGCTGCAGCTCGAGATCGACCGGCTCTCCGCGGAGCTGGCCGAGGCGTCCTCCTCGTTCTCCGCGCTCGTGCGCTCCGGCGAGGGCGCCGGCGACGACCAGGTCGACCACGGCGCCACCACGGCCGGGCGCGAGCACGAGATGACCATCGTCAACAACGCGCGCGAGCTGCTCGAGCAGACCCAGCGCGCCCTGGTGCGCCTGGGCTCGGGCGTCTACGGCGTCTGCGAGTCCTGCGACGGCCCGGTCGGCAAGGCCCGCCTGCAGGCCTTCCCGCGCGTGACCCTCTGCGTGCGCTGCAAGTCCCGCGGCGAACGCCGCTGA
- the lspA gene encoding signal peptidase II: protein MTDATPAPEPSPPGTDDRRPRYALWTALVWAVVYALDQVTKVLAVANLVEEGDPQPLVGDLLQLHLIRNPGAAFGFATGFTWIFTVLAAVVVVVVVRMSRKLRSLPWALAFGFLLAGATGNLTDRLLREPGFARGHVVDFLQLPHWPIFNVADASICTAAVLIAVLAVRGTGLDGRRETRPARTHQEAEGA from the coding sequence ATGACCGATGCCACCCCCGCCCCGGAGCCGTCCCCCCCGGGGACCGACGACCGGCGCCCCCGCTACGCGCTGTGGACCGCCCTCGTCTGGGCCGTGGTCTACGCGCTGGACCAGGTCACCAAGGTGCTGGCCGTCGCGAACCTCGTGGAGGAGGGCGACCCGCAGCCCCTGGTCGGTGACCTGCTGCAGCTGCACCTGATCCGCAACCCCGGCGCCGCGTTCGGCTTCGCCACCGGGTTCACCTGGATCTTCACCGTCCTGGCCGCGGTCGTGGTCGTGGTCGTGGTCCGGATGTCCCGGAAGCTGCGCAGCCTGCCGTGGGCGCTGGCCTTCGGGTTCCTGCTCGCCGGGGCCACCGGCAACCTCACCGACCGCCTGCTGCGCGAGCCCGGCTTCGCGCGCGGCCACGTCGTGGACTTCCTCCAGCTGCCGCACTGGCCGATCTTCAACGTCGCGGACGCCAGCATCTGCACCGCGGCCGTCCTCATCGCGGTGCTCGCCGTCCGCGGGACGGGCCTCGACGGCCGCCGCGAGACGCGTCCCGCCCGCACCCACCAGGAGGCCGAGGGTGCCTGA
- a CDS encoding RluA family pseudouridine synthase yields the protein MPEQRSLPVPDGLEGERVDAALSRLLGLSRTRAADIAAAGHVLVDGRAVGKSDRLTAGAWLEVEVPDAPGAPTAVAERIEGLTIVHDDDDLVVVDKPVGVAAHPSPGWTGPTVVGGLMGAGYTIATSGSAERQGVVHRLDVGTSGLMVVAKSEHAYSALKRAFKERTVEKVYHALVQGHPDPLRGTIDAPIGRHPGGTYKFAVTAEGKPSVTHYEVLEAFRAAALCEVHLETGRTHQIRVHFSALRHPCVGDLNYGADPTLAARLGLTRQWLHAVRLGFEHPGTGQAVEFTSSYPEDLATALERLQD from the coding sequence GTGCCTGAGCAGCGCAGCCTGCCCGTCCCCGACGGCCTGGAGGGCGAACGCGTCGACGCGGCCCTGTCCCGGCTGCTGGGCCTCTCCCGCACCCGCGCGGCCGACATCGCCGCGGCCGGTCACGTCCTCGTCGACGGCCGCGCGGTCGGCAAGTCCGACCGCCTCACCGCCGGGGCGTGGCTGGAGGTCGAGGTCCCCGACGCCCCCGGCGCCCCGACCGCCGTGGCGGAGCGGATCGAGGGCCTGACGATCGTGCACGACGACGACGACCTCGTGGTCGTCGACAAGCCCGTCGGCGTCGCCGCCCACCCCAGCCCCGGCTGGACCGGTCCCACGGTCGTGGGGGGCCTGATGGGCGCGGGCTACACCATCGCCACCTCCGGCTCGGCCGAGCGGCAGGGCGTCGTGCACCGCCTCGACGTCGGCACCTCGGGGTTGATGGTCGTCGCCAAGAGCGAGCACGCCTACTCCGCCCTCAAGCGCGCCTTCAAGGAGCGCACGGTCGAGAAGGTCTACCACGCCCTCGTGCAGGGCCACCCGGACCCGCTGCGCGGCACCATCGACGCCCCCATCGGCCGCCACCCGGGCGGGACGTACAAGTTCGCGGTCACGGCCGAGGGCAAGCCCAGCGTCACCCACTACGAGGTGCTGGAGGCGTTCCGCGCCGCCGCCCTCTGCGAGGTGCACCTGGAGACCGGGCGCACCCACCAGATCCGCGTCCACTTCTCGGCGTTGCGCCACCCCTGCGTGGGGGACCTCAACTACGGCGCGGACCCGACGCTGGCCGCGCGCCTGGGCCTGACCCGCCAGTGGCTGCACGCCGTGCGGCTGGGCTTCGAGCACCCGGGGACGGGGCAGGCGGTGGAGTTCACCAGCAGCTACCCCGAGGACCTCGCCACCGCGCTGGAGCGGTTGCAGGACTGA
- the dnaE gene encoding DNA polymerase III subunit alpha has product MASADSFAHLHVHTEYSMLDGAAKVDDLFRTAAEMGMPAVATTDHGFVFGAYDFWKTAKKHGVKPIIGVEAYLTPGTARQDKTRVKWGDPNGRSGDDVSGAGSYTHMTMLAQNTAGMHNLFKMSSLASLEGFLYKPRMDRELLSQYSAGLIATTGCPSGEVQTRLRLGQYDEARKAAADYRDIFGAENFFCELMDHGLDIERRVQDDLLKLAKDLDLPLLATNDLHYTHAGDSQAHAALLCVQSGSTLADPKRFKFDADEFYLKSPAEMRHVWRDHPEACDNTLLIAERCEVEFTESTGAYMPRFPCPEGEDEESWFVKEVWSGLAQRYPAGIPDDVRKQADYEIEVITSKGYAGYFLVVADFINWSKENGIRVGPGRGSGAGSMAAYAMKITDLDPLRHGLFFERFLNPERMSMPDFDVDFDERRRGEVIQYVVEKYGTDRVAQIVTYGTIKAKQAVKDSSRVLGFPFSMGDRITKTMPPAVMGKDIPLSGIFDPNHKRYSEAGEFRELYKSDPEVVKVVDTARGLEGLKRQWGVHAAGVIMSSDPLIDLIPIMKREADGAIITQFDYPTCETLGLVKMDFLGLRNLTILDDALKNVVANGKEAVDLDALELDDQATFDLLGRGDTLGVFQFDGGPMRSLLRLMRPDNFEDISAVGALYRPGPMGAGSHTAYARRKNGQEPITPIHPELEEPLKEILGTTYGLIVYQEQVMSIAQKVAGYSLGSADLLRRAMGKKKREVLDAEYVGFEKGMLDNGFSKECVKALWDILVPFSDYAFNKAHSAAYGLVSYWTAYLKANYPAEYMAAVLTSVRDDKDKSALYLNECRRMGIQVLPPDVNESSANFTAVGADIRFGLTAIRNVGANVVDAVVEARAEKGRYESFTDFLTKVPAVVCNKRTIESLIKAGAFDSLGHRRRALVAKHEDAVDAVVDVKRNEAIGQFDLFAGLGGDDDGGAGGFHVEIPDLPEWEKAELLAHERQMLGLYVSDHPLFGLERLLANASDVPIATLLEDESRPDGSNITIAGMITGLQRKTTKQGNYWAIVTVEDLAGAIECLFFPQAYADVAQLLAEDLVVVVKGRLNRRDEVPTIYASGLTVPDISSTDGVPVTVTLPTARCTTQVVEKLKSVLETHAGSTEVRLRLTRNGGGSGTLMRLDDSLRVTPSPALFGDLKQLLGPACLV; this is encoded by the coding sequence ATGGCATCCGCGGACTCGTTCGCCCACCTGCACGTCCACACCGAGTACTCCATGCTGGACGGTGCGGCCAAGGTGGACGACCTCTTCCGCACCGCCGCGGAGATGGGGATGCCGGCGGTCGCCACCACCGACCACGGCTTCGTCTTCGGCGCCTACGACTTCTGGAAGACGGCCAAGAAGCACGGCGTGAAGCCGATCATCGGCGTCGAGGCCTACCTGACCCCGGGCACGGCCCGCCAGGACAAGACCCGCGTGAAGTGGGGCGACCCCAACGGCCGCTCCGGCGACGACGTGTCGGGCGCGGGGTCCTACACCCACATGACGATGCTGGCCCAGAACACCGCCGGCATGCACAACCTCTTCAAGATGAGCAGCCTCGCCAGCCTCGAGGGCTTCCTCTACAAGCCCCGCATGGACCGCGAGCTGCTCTCGCAGTACTCCGCCGGCCTCATCGCCACCACGGGCTGCCCCTCGGGGGAGGTCCAGACGCGGCTGCGGCTGGGCCAGTACGACGAGGCCCGCAAGGCCGCCGCGGACTACCGCGACATCTTCGGGGCGGAGAACTTCTTCTGCGAGCTGATGGACCACGGCCTCGACATCGAGCGCCGCGTCCAGGACGACCTGCTCAAGCTGGCCAAGGACCTCGACCTGCCGCTGCTGGCCACCAACGACCTGCACTACACCCACGCGGGGGACTCCCAGGCGCACGCGGCGCTGCTGTGCGTGCAGTCCGGTTCGACGCTGGCCGACCCCAAGCGCTTCAAGTTCGACGCCGACGAGTTCTACCTCAAGAGCCCCGCCGAGATGCGCCACGTGTGGCGCGACCACCCCGAGGCCTGCGACAACACCCTGCTCATCGCCGAGCGGTGCGAGGTCGAGTTCACCGAGTCCACCGGCGCCTACATGCCGCGCTTCCCCTGCCCGGAGGGGGAGGACGAGGAGAGCTGGTTCGTCAAGGAGGTCTGGAGCGGGCTGGCCCAGCGCTACCCGGCGGGCATCCCCGACGACGTGCGCAAGCAGGCCGACTACGAGATCGAGGTCATCACCTCCAAGGGCTACGCCGGGTACTTCCTCGTCGTCGCCGACTTCATCAACTGGTCCAAGGAGAACGGCATCCGGGTCGGACCGGGCCGTGGTTCCGGCGCGGGGTCGATGGCCGCCTACGCCATGAAGATCACCGACCTGGACCCGTTGCGCCACGGCCTGTTCTTCGAGCGCTTCCTCAACCCCGAGCGCATGTCCATGCCCGACTTCGACGTCGACTTCGACGAACGCCGCCGCGGTGAGGTCATCCAGTACGTCGTCGAGAAGTACGGCACCGACCGCGTCGCGCAGATCGTCACCTACGGCACGATCAAGGCGAAGCAGGCGGTCAAGGACTCCTCGCGCGTCCTGGGTTTCCCGTTCTCCATGGGCGACCGCATCACGAAGACGATGCCGCCGGCCGTCATGGGCAAGGACATCCCGCTGTCGGGGATCTTCGACCCGAACCACAAGCGGTACTCCGAGGCGGGGGAGTTCCGCGAGCTCTACAAGTCCGACCCCGAGGTCGTGAAGGTCGTCGACACCGCCCGCGGTCTCGAGGGGCTGAAGCGGCAGTGGGGCGTGCACGCCGCGGGCGTCATCATGTCGTCCGACCCGCTGATCGACCTCATCCCGATCATGAAGCGGGAAGCCGACGGCGCGATCATCACCCAGTTCGACTACCCGACGTGCGAGACGCTCGGGCTGGTCAAGATGGACTTCCTGGGGCTGCGCAACCTCACGATCCTCGACGACGCCCTGAAGAACGTCGTGGCCAACGGCAAGGAGGCCGTCGACCTCGACGCCCTCGAGCTCGACGACCAGGCCACGTTCGACCTCCTCGGCCGCGGGGACACCCTCGGGGTGTTCCAGTTCGACGGCGGGCCCATGCGCTCGCTGCTGCGGCTCATGCGCCCGGACAACTTCGAGGACATCTCCGCCGTCGGTGCCCTCTACCGCCCGGGGCCGATGGGCGCGGGTTCGCACACCGCCTACGCCCGGCGCAAGAACGGCCAGGAGCCGATCACCCCGATCCACCCCGAGCTCGAGGAACCCCTGAAGGAGATCCTCGGCACGACCTACGGCCTGATCGTGTACCAGGAGCAGGTCATGTCGATCGCGCAGAAGGTCGCCGGGTACTCCCTCGGCAGCGCCGACCTGCTGCGCCGGGCCATGGGCAAGAAGAAGCGCGAGGTCCTCGACGCCGAGTACGTGGGCTTCGAGAAGGGGATGCTGGACAACGGGTTCTCCAAGGAGTGCGTCAAGGCGCTCTGGGACATCCTCGTCCCCTTCTCCGACTACGCCTTCAACAAGGCCCACTCCGCGGCCTACGGGCTGGTCTCCTACTGGACGGCCTACCTCAAGGCGAACTACCCGGCGGAGTACATGGCCGCGGTGCTCACCTCGGTGCGCGACGACAAGGACAAGTCCGCGCTGTACCTCAACGAGTGCCGCCGCATGGGCATCCAGGTGCTCCCGCCGGACGTCAACGAGTCCAGCGCGAACTTCACCGCCGTGGGCGCCGACATCCGCTTCGGCCTCACCGCGATCCGCAACGTCGGCGCCAACGTCGTCGACGCGGTCGTGGAGGCCCGGGCGGAGAAGGGCCGTTACGAGTCGTTCACCGACTTCCTCACCAAGGTCCCCGCGGTCGTCTGCAACAAGCGCACCATCGAGTCGCTCATCAAGGCCGGCGCCTTCGACTCCCTGGGGCACCGCCGCCGCGCGCTGGTGGCCAAGCACGAGGACGCCGTGGACGCCGTCGTGGACGTCAAGCGCAACGAGGCCATCGGGCAGTTCGACCTGTTCGCCGGTCTCGGCGGGGACGACGACGGCGGGGCGGGGGGCTTCCACGTCGAGATCCCGGACCTGCCCGAGTGGGAGAAGGCCGAGCTGCTGGCCCACGAGCGGCAGATGCTCGGCCTCTACGTCTCCGACCACCCGCTGTTCGGGTTGGAGCGGCTGTTGGCCAACGCCTCCGACGTGCCGATCGCGACGCTGCTGGAGGACGAGTCCCGTCCCGACGGCTCGAACATCACCATCGCGGGGATGATCACCGGGCTGCAGCGCAAGACGACCAAGCAGGGCAACTACTGGGCGATCGTCACCGTCGAGGACCTCGCGGGGGCCATCGAGTGCCTGTTCTTCCCCCAGGCCTACGCCGACGTGGCGCAGCTGCTGGCCGAGGACCTCGTCGTCGTCGTCAAGGGCCGGCTCAACCGGCGCGACGAGGTGCCGACGATCTACGCCTCCGGCCTCACCGTGCCGGACATCTCCAGCACCGACGGGGTGCCCGTCACGGTCACGCTGCCGACGGCGCGCTGCACGACGCAGGTCGTGGAGAAGCTGAAGTCCGTCCTCGAGACCCACGCCGGCTCCACCGAGGTCCGGCTGCGGCTGACGAGGAACGGCGGCGGCAGCGGGACGCTGATGCGCCTGGACGACTCGCTGCGCGTCACCCCCAGCCCGGCCCTGTTCGGCGACCTGAAGCAGCTGCTCGGCCCCGCGTGCCTGGTGTGA